From one Spiroplasma endosymbiont of Lasioglossum villosulum genomic stretch:
- the nusB gene encoding transcription antitermination factor NusB, with product MQEQKKITQHHKRIGMMEVLYQYFLEGQSQQAFKQFLFEEEGKSLITEQCEILNKIIDYEYDLIDLINKNLKQGWDFENLKPIEQAILILAVYEIVHTKTDKKIIINEAIIITKVYCPNDAYKYINGVLDKINK from the coding sequence ATGCAAGAACAAAAGAAGATAACCCAGCATCATAAAAGAATTGGCATGATGGAAGTATTATATCAATATTTCCTTGAAGGTCAATCACAACAAGCATTTAAACAATTTCTTTTTGAAGAAGAAGGTAAGAGTTTAATTACTGAACAATGTGAGATATTAAATAAAATAATTGATTATGAATATGATTTAATAGATTTAATTAATAAAAATTTAAAACAAGGATGAGATTTTGAAAATTTAAAACCAATTGAACAAGCAATTTTAATTTTAGCAGTGTATGAAATTGTCCATACTAAAACAGATAAAAAAATTATTATTAATGAAGCTATTATTATAACTAAAGTTTATTGTCCAAATGATGCTTATAAATACATTAATGGTGTTTTAGATAAAATAAATAAGTAA
- the efp gene encoding elongation factor P has product MINVNDFKPGITFLHNKTDILIVIESAHSKSGRGQAHVKVKAKNLRTQAIISITFTGGDTVYPAIIDKRPAIYSYDDGMYSVFMDNEDYNEIRIDQSRLSWEKKFLVPGNEVSLRVYKNLEILGIDLPPSVVLAVVDAPPGVKGNSVSNTTKTAILETGLQLQVPMFINNGDKIVVSTDEGKYKTRA; this is encoded by the coding sequence ATGATTAACGTTAATGATTTTAAACCAGGAATTACTTTTTTACATAATAAAACTGATATTTTAATAGTTATTGAATCAGCACATTCTAAAAGTGGACGTGGACAAGCGCATGTGAAGGTAAAAGCAAAAAATTTAAGGACACAAGCTATTATTAGTATTACTTTTACCGGTGGTGATACAGTTTATCCAGCTATTATTGATAAACGACCAGCAATTTATAGTTATGATGATGGTATGTATTCAGTTTTTATGGATAATGAAGATTATAATGAAATTAGGATTGATCAATCACGCTTATCATGAGAAAAAAAATTTTTAGTTCCTGGTAATGAAGTATCATTAAGGGTTTATAAAAATTTAGAAATATTAGGTATTGATTTACCTCCTTCGGTAGTATTAGCGGTTGTTGATGCTCCACCAGGAGTCAAGGGAAATAGTGTTTCTAATACGACAAAAACAGCTATTTTAGAAACTGGTTTACAATTACAAGTACCAATGTTTATTAATAATGGTGATAAAATTGTAGTAAGTACAGATGAAGGGAAATACAAAACTCGCGCTTAA
- a CDS encoding aminopeptidase P family protein: MKNLNKKEIIETILTKNKIDAMLFYSSENRFWYSDFISTLGYLLISKNDANLLLDGRYITEGKENAKNVKCIQFSNIFSSLKDLLKSQKIKKIGFEAEYITIAQLESWKQEIKDIEFVPIYVSSLRMIKDEIEIARIAKACAIGDLAFNEVLSFIRPGVSEKDVEDIILRSFVKNGATKASFDTIVASGERGAMPHGKASNKKIGNNELITCDFGCVYEGFCSDMTRTFAIGKVNPKLIEIHEIVKSAQMAGIKAVKSGIAIGEIDKICREYIKEKGYEQYFTHGTGHGLGIEIHESPWVIKNESTILVPGMVITVEPGIYIPNLGGVRIEDDILVTKDGYQILTKSSREIDIWKEKK, from the coding sequence ATGAAAAATTTAAATAAAAAAGAAATTATTGAAACAATATTAACCAAAAATAAAATAGATGCTATGTTATTTTACTCTTCCGAAAATCGCTTTTGATATAGTGATTTTATTTCAACGTTAGGTTATTTATTGATTAGCAAAAATGATGCAAATTTATTATTAGATGGAAGATATATTACTGAGGGAAAAGAAAATGCCAAAAATGTTAAATGCATTCAATTTAGTAATATTTTTTCTTCGTTGAAAGATTTATTAAAATCACAAAAAATTAAAAAAATTGGTTTTGAAGCAGAATATATTACTATTGCTCAATTAGAAAGTTGAAAGCAAGAAATTAAAGATATTGAATTTGTTCCAATTTATGTTAGTTCATTAAGAATGATTAAAGATGAAATCGAAATTGCACGAATTGCAAAAGCTTGTGCTATTGGTGATTTGGCTTTTAATGAAGTTTTAAGCTTTATCCGACCTGGTGTTAGTGAAAAAGATGTTGAAGATATAATATTACGTTCATTTGTTAAAAATGGTGCAACAAAAGCATCATTTGATACTATTGTTGCTTCTGGAGAAAGAGGAGCAATGCCTCATGGTAAAGCTAGTAATAAAAAAATTGGCAATAATGAGTTAATTACTTGTGATTTTGGTTGTGTATATGAAGGTTTTTGTTCAGATATGACTAGAACTTTTGCGATTGGTAAAGTTAATCCAAAATTAATTGAAATTCATGAAATAGTTAAATCAGCACAAATGGCAGGAATTAAGGCTGTAAAATCAGGTATAGCTATTGGTGAAATTGATAAGATTTGTAGAGAATATATTAAAGAAAAGGGTTATGAACAATATTTTACTCATGGTACTGGTCATGGACTTGGTATTGAAATTCATGAATCACCTTGAGTTATTAAAAATGAATCTACTATTTTAGTTCCGGGAATGGTTATTACTGTTGAACCAGGTATTTATATTCCTAATTTAGGTGGTGTTAGAATTGAAGATGATATTTTAGTTACCAAAGATGGTTATCAAATTTTAACAAAATCATCTCGTGAAATTGACATTTGAAAGGAAAAAAAATAA
- the rpmG gene encoding 50S ribosomal protein L33, whose translation MRDGLTLRCEVCKEENYIADRNKKTKPEKLETKKHCSRCNQHTLHKEKK comes from the coding sequence ATGCGTGATGGATTAACTTTAAGATGTGAAGTTTGCAAAGAAGAAAATTATATTGCTGATCGTAATAAAAAAACTAAGCCTGAAAAATTAGAAACAAAAAAACATTGTTCTCGTTGTAATCAACATACACTACATAAAGAAAAGAAATAA
- a CDS encoding formate/nitrite transporter family protein, producing MNTSVENINNEETLTSIETYIAVYKYALKKAESPLLKTFLMGIAAGFFVGIAYIAAIFGSRGLSDNGIKNLTFGFIFTLAITMIVFMGGELFTSNSMIFMPLIKKQVKLTRMLINLLVVLIGNFIGCFILSLFTWWAGFFDNQAFLDNAVSIFNHKLVMSWWKAFFSGILCNFLVAGSVYISHATRLSTAKFLLIGLVIMVFALSGFSHVVANSYVWGLGPLFNIYGIHSGFNDFLQFGYQVQLPTLFGNFIGGGILLPGMYYLIFRKELPKITL from the coding sequence GTGAATACAAGTGTAGAAAATATCAATAATGAAGAAACATTAACAAGTATTGAAACTTATATTGCTGTTTATAAGTATGCATTAAAGAAAGCAGAAAGTCCGTTATTAAAAACTTTTTTAATGGGTATTGCGGCTGGATTTTTTGTTGGTATTGCTTATATTGCGGCTATTTTTGGTAGTAGAGGATTAAGTGATAATGGTATTAAAAATTTAACATTTGGTTTTATTTTTACTTTAGCAATTACTATGATTGTCTTTATGGGTGGTGAACTTTTTACTTCTAATTCCATGATATTTATGCCATTAATAAAAAAACAAGTTAAGTTAACAAGAATGTTAATTAACTTACTAGTAGTATTAATTGGTAATTTTATAGGTTGTTTTATTCTTTCATTATTTACATGATGAGCAGGCTTTTTTGATAATCAAGCTTTTTTGGATAATGCTGTTAGTATTTTTAATCATAAATTAGTAATGTCTTGATGAAAAGCCTTTTTTAGTGGTATATTATGTAATTTTTTAGTAGCAGGAAGTGTTTATATTTCTCATGCCACTCGTTTATCTACTGCTAAATTTTTATTAATAGGATTAGTAATTATGGTTTTTGCCTTATCTGGTTTTTCTCACGTTGTAGCAAATTCTTATGTTTGAGGATTAGGGCCTTTATTTAATATTTATGGAATTCATAGTGGATTTAATGACTTTTTACAATTTGGTTATCAAGTACAACTTCCAACCTTATTTGGTAATTTTATTGGTGGTGGTATTTTATTACCTGGTATGTATTATTTAATCTTTAGAAAAGAATTACCAAAAATAACATTATAA
- a CDS encoding L-lactate dehydrogenase, producing MAKRKIVLVGCGAVGSSFIYSAINQGLAQEYVLIDAFEGIAEGNAIDFADCQAALDHPFISIKAGNYSDCKDADIIVITAGRPQKDGETRLNMVADNAKIMKSIALEIKKSGFKGVTIIASNPVDIMTTVYQKITQFDYHQVLGSGTILDTLRLQYLIGEKIAVNPKSVAAYVIGEHGDSSMIPWSSVSVGNKTIYQQITEGRIKEKDLEELRKEVAQRAYKIIKLKRATFYGIGAALALLVRNILEGQNHVLVAGAYLQGEYGQQGFYIGVPTILYEKGWKRVVQLPLTKEEQTAFDKSCAIIKETLETVFAAIK from the coding sequence ATGGCAAAACGAAAAATTGTCCTTGTTGGATGTGGAGCTGTTGGTAGTAGTTTTATTTACAGTGCCATTAATCAAGGTTTAGCCCAAGAATATGTATTAATTGATGCTTTTGAAGGTATAGCTGAAGGTAATGCGATTGATTTTGCTGATTGTCAAGCAGCTTTAGATCATCCTTTTATTTCAATTAAGGCGGGAAATTACAGCGATTGTAAAGATGCTGATATTATTGTTATTACTGCCGGAAGACCACAAAAAGATGGTGAAACAAGATTAAATATGGTAGCAGATAATGCCAAAATTATGAAGAGCATTGCTTTAGAAATTAAAAAATCAGGATTTAAAGGTGTTACTATTATTGCATCTAATCCTGTTGATATTATGACAACTGTTTATCAAAAAATTACACAATTTGATTATCATCAAGTATTAGGTTCTGGTACAATTTTAGATACCTTACGTTTACAATATTTAATTGGAGAAAAAATTGCAGTTAATCCAAAGTCAGTTGCTGCTTATGTAATTGGTGAACATGGTGATTCTTCAATGATTCCTTGAAGTTCGGTTTCGGTAGGTAATAAAACTATTTATCAACAAATTACTGAAGGTAGAATTAAAGAAAAAGATTTAGAAGAATTAAGAAAAGAAGTAGCACAAAGAGCTTATAAAATTATTAAATTAAAGCGTGCAACTTTTTATGGTATTGGTGCAGCATTGGCATTATTAGTAAGAAATATCCTTGAAGGACAAAATCACGTTTTAGTAGCAGGTGCTTATTTACAGGGAGAATATGGACAGCAAGGTTTTTATATTGGTGTACCAACAATACTTTACGAAAAAGGTTGAAAAAGAGTAGTTCAGTTACCATTAACGAAAGAAGAGCAAACGGCATTTGATAAATCTTGTGCAATTATTAAAGAAACTTTAGAAACAGTTTTTGCTGCTATTAAATAA
- a CDS encoding NADP-dependent glyceraldehyde-3-phosphate dehydrogenase, with protein MTNNIIKYQSLINGDLYENGNWISVINPTTNKIAGQVPALTKVEIKKVYESAKFAQKNWEQMPILKRISFLNSWKQLIIHDKLILAELMTNEIAKGTKAACSEIDRTVEYIEYTLQEALRLHPESYTGDSWGSMNKLAVFEYVPKGIVLAISPFNYPINLSVSKIFPALVTGNSVVFKPATQGSLVGLHLAKLAKEANIPNGVFNAISGKGSEIGDSLVENEAINVISFTGSAVVGNRISQKSLKADLILELGGKDPAIVLNDADLEDTATKIIKGAFSYSGQRCTAIKRVLVQRKISSKLIPILKEKVEKLTVGLPTDDCDITPVIDQPTVDNAKKLIKDALDKGANCLVGNKFKENLMWPTIITDVTTKMNLAWEEPFAPLLPIIIFDEVKEAINIANDSQYGLQASVFTTNINSAMSIAKLLEVGSVNINDQSQRGPDHFSFVGVKDSGLGVQGIRPSLLAFTRPKGIVINWKTKI; from the coding sequence ATGACAAATAATATTATTAAATATCAATCTCTAATTAATGGTGACTTGTATGAAAATGGTAATTGAATATCAGTTATCAATCCCACCACTAATAAAATAGCAGGCCAAGTTCCTGCCTTAACTAAAGTTGAAATTAAAAAAGTATATGAATCTGCAAAATTTGCTCAAAAAAATTGAGAACAAATGCCTATTTTAAAAAGAATTTCTTTTTTAAATTCTTGAAAACAATTAATTATTCACGATAAATTAATACTTGCTGAATTAATGACTAATGAAATTGCTAAAGGCACAAAAGCAGCTTGCAGTGAAATTGATAGAACAGTTGAATATATTGAATATACTTTACAAGAAGCATTACGTCTTCATCCTGAATCTTATACAGGTGATAGTTGAGGAAGTATGAACAAATTAGCTGTTTTTGAATACGTACCAAAAGGAATTGTTCTTGCTATTTCCCCTTTTAATTATCCGATAAATTTATCAGTCTCTAAAATATTTCCAGCACTTGTGACTGGTAATAGTGTTGTTTTTAAACCCGCAACACAAGGATCATTGGTGGGATTACACTTAGCTAAATTAGCTAAAGAAGCTAACATTCCTAATGGTGTTTTTAATGCTATAAGTGGTAAAGGTAGTGAAATTGGTGATAGTTTAGTTGAAAATGAAGCAATTAATGTTATTTCTTTTACTGGTAGTGCTGTTGTTGGTAATCGTATTTCACAGAAATCTTTAAAAGCTGATTTGATTTTAGAATTAGGAGGTAAAGATCCAGCAATAGTGCTTAATGATGCTGATCTTGAAGATACAGCAACCAAAATCATTAAAGGTGCATTTAGTTATTCAGGACAACGCTGTACTGCTATTAAAAGAGTGTTAGTACAAAGAAAAATTAGTAGCAAATTAATTCCAATTTTAAAAGAAAAAGTTGAAAAGTTAACTGTTGGTTTGCCCACAGATGATTGTGATATTACTCCTGTTATTGATCAACCAACAGTTGATAATGCTAAAAAATTAATTAAAGATGCTTTAGATAAAGGAGCCAATTGTTTAGTTGGTAATAAATTTAAAGAAAATTTAATGTGACCAACTATTATTACTGACGTAACAACAAAAATGAATTTAGCATGAGAAGAACCTTTTGCACCATTGTTGCCGATTATTATTTTTGATGAAGTAAAAGAAGCAATTAATATTGCAAATGATTCACAATATGGTTTACAAGCTTCTGTTTTTACTACTAATATTAATAGTGCAATGAGTATTGCTAAATTATTAGAAGTTGGAAGTGTTAATATTAACGATCAGTCACAACGTGGTCCCGATCACTTTTCTTTTGTTGGTGTTAAGGATTCGGGTCTTGGCGTACAAGGTATTCGTCCTTCGTTACTTGCTTTTACTAGACCAAAAGGGATTGTTATTAATTGAAAAACAAAAATTTAA
- the parC gene encoding DNA topoisomerase IV subunit A: MNSKEEIQQNNEQILSYPIDDIVAERFGRYAKYIILERALPDVRDGLKPVQRRILHAMNDLGLTNDKAYKKAARVVGEVIGKYHPHGDTAVYAAMCRMAQEWKVAWPLVQMHGNKGSIDGDNPAAMRYTEARLSLISELLLKDIKKNTISLIKNFDESETEPTVLPAYFPNLLVNGASGIAVGMATNIPPHNLQEVINAIVMRINNPQCNLNELMRVIKGPDFPTGGIIQGIKGIKEAYRSGKGRIAIRAKTHINNEGEIPQIIITEIPFEVIKQDLIKKIDDVKTLAKIHGIKEVRDETDRFGLRIVIDLVEDSKPQEILNYLFKNTNLQIYYNFNLVAIANKKPVQMSLINMLDFYINHQIDVVTKRSQYDLAQLERRLEIVNGLVIALSEVDKVIKIIRTSTDRMQAKLNLISAFNFTDIQAEAIVQLRLYRLTATDIQSLVLEKADIESKIIVLQEILNNENSLRQVIITELEQINSHFSGLRKSQIQGEISEITIDEKATLRQENVFVSISYDGWIKVISSKVFLQNLDYQDFGRKPNDVIIGGAMFNNFNNLLFFTNKGNYFLIPIFKLEENKWKDNGIHVNTLCKLEGNEKIISVAQVNSFEQPNVNIVVATRYGLIKRMPLLELATTRFNKTAKYVKLKENDSVISVNSTTGHDFIVISTRKGMTLKYLETKVPLLTKTATGVKALKINSEEDEVVGMACGNSNDIYAMLTSVGTIKRMLFNTIEQTSRTTKGNKVIKVPKSKSISIIKTFLSPATSFINILTKKEKWLVIKASDINLSKVNEGTGKVVVDDIIAGGSNLVIDLKTDVIDADISSISENFDGKESNNGI, translated from the coding sequence ATGAATAGTAAAGAAGAGATTCAACAAAATAATGAACAAATTTTATCTTATCCTATTGATGATATTGTTGCAGAACGTTTTGGTCGATATGCCAAATATATTATTTTAGAACGAGCATTGCCCGATGTCCGTGATGGTTTGAAGCCAGTTCAACGTCGAATTTTGCATGCTATGAATGATTTGGGTTTAACCAATGATAAAGCATATAAAAAAGCAGCTCGTGTTGTTGGAGAAGTAATTGGTAAATATCATCCTCATGGTGATACAGCGGTTTATGCTGCGATGTGTAGAATGGCACAAGAGTGAAAGGTAGCATGACCATTAGTACAAATGCACGGTAATAAAGGTTCAATTGATGGTGATAATCCTGCTGCGATGCGATATACAGAAGCACGTTTATCATTAATTTCAGAATTATTACTGAAGGATATTAAGAAAAATACTATTAGTTTAATTAAAAATTTTGATGAATCAGAAACAGAACCAACAGTTTTACCTGCCTATTTTCCAAATTTATTAGTAAATGGTGCTTCTGGAATTGCCGTTGGAATGGCAACTAATATTCCACCTCATAATTTACAAGAAGTAATTAATGCAATTGTCATGAGAATTAATAATCCACAATGTAATTTAAACGAATTAATGCGTGTTATTAAGGGTCCTGACTTTCCAACCGGAGGAATTATTCAAGGGATTAAAGGTATTAAAGAAGCTTATCGTTCTGGTAAGGGGCGAATTGCAATTCGTGCCAAAACTCATATTAATAATGAAGGTGAAATTCCACAAATAATTATTACCGAAATTCCATTTGAAGTTATTAAACAAGATTTAATTAAAAAAATTGATGATGTTAAAACATTAGCAAAAATTCATGGTATTAAAGAAGTACGTGATGAAACGGATCGTTTTGGTTTACGAATAGTTATTGATTTAGTAGAAGATAGTAAACCACAAGAAATTTTAAATTATTTATTTAAAAATACCAATTTACAAATTTATTATAACTTTAATTTAGTAGCAATTGCTAACAAAAAACCAGTACAAATGAGTTTAATTAATATGTTAGATTTTTATATTAATCATCAAATTGATGTTGTTACTAAGCGTTCACAATATGACTTAGCACAATTAGAACGAAGATTAGAGATTGTTAATGGTTTAGTTATTGCATTAAGTGAAGTTGATAAAGTAATTAAAATTATTAGAACATCAACTGACCGTATGCAAGCAAAATTAAATTTAATATCAGCTTTTAATTTTACTGATATTCAAGCAGAAGCAATTGTACAATTGCGTTTATATCGTTTAACTGCTACTGATATTCAATCATTAGTTTTAGAAAAAGCAGATATTGAAAGTAAAATTATTGTTTTACAAGAAATTCTTAATAATGAAAATTCACTACGTCAAGTTATTATTACTGAGTTAGAACAAATTAATTCTCATTTTTCTGGATTAAGAAAATCACAAATTCAAGGTGAAATTTCTGAAATTACAATTGATGAAAAAGCAACATTGCGACAAGAAAATGTATTTGTTAGTATTAGTTATGATGGTTGAATTAAGGTAATAAGTAGTAAAGTATTTTTACAAAATCTTGATTATCAAGATTTTGGGCGTAAGCCAAATGATGTTATTATTGGTGGAGCAATGTTCAATAATTTTAATAATTTATTATTTTTTACAAATAAAGGTAATTATTTTTTAATACCAATTTTTAAATTAGAAGAAAATAAATGGAAAGATAATGGTATTCATGTTAATACGTTATGTAAACTTGAAGGAAATGAAAAAATTATTAGTGTTGCGCAAGTTAATAGTTTTGAACAGCCAAATGTAAATATAGTAGTCGCTACTAGATATGGTTTAATTAAAAGAATGCCACTTTTAGAGTTAGCAACTACCAGATTTAATAAAACCGCCAAATATGTTAAATTAAAAGAGAACGATAGTGTTATTAGTGTTAATAGTACTACCGGTCATGATTTTATTGTTATTAGTACTCGCAAGGGTATGACTTTAAAATATTTAGAAACGAAAGTTCCATTATTAACTAAAACTGCAACAGGTGTTAAAGCTTTGAAAATTAATTCTGAAGAAGATGAAGTGGTAGGAATGGCTTGTGGTAATAGTAATGATATTTATGCAATGTTAACATCAGTTGGAACAATTAAACGAATGTTATTCAATACTATTGAACAAACTTCACGAACAACAAAAGGTAATAAAGTAATAAAAGTTCCTAAAAGTAAAAGTATTAGTATTATTAAAACTTTCTTATCACCAGCAACATCTTTTATTAATATATTAACGAAAAAAGAAAAATGATTAGTGATTAAAGCAAGTGACATTAATCTTAGCAAGGTAAATGAAGGAACTGGCAAAGTAGTTGTTGATGATATTATTGCTGGCGGTAGTAATTTAGTGATTGATTTAAAAACTGATGTTATTGATGCTGATATATCATCAATATCAGAAAATTTTGATGGAAAAGAAAGCAACAATGGTATTTAA
- the parE gene encoding DNA topoisomerase IV subunit B has protein sequence MANKPKNSVYNESSIQILEGLEAVRKRPGMYIGSTDNRGLHHLVWEIVDNGIDEALAGFCTSIVVTINVDKSVTVEDNGRGVPTGMHASKKSTPEVIYTVLHAGGKFDTNSYKTSGGLHGVGASVVNALSNWMIVTIHRDKKIHEIKFKNGGKIDQSLKMIGNTYKTGTRVQFLPDFHRVFLGCDWNVHLFEQHLRESAFLINDLSIQLIDKRTGTEETFHYENGLVAFMQYLNKDKKNLSPIVSLKGKQNNIDVEIVLQYTEDYSETLVGFANNVKTVDGGSHLVGFKSGLTKAINEYARKQELLKAKDKNLEGNDLREGLVAIVSLRIPENLIQYEGQTKGKLGTPEARIVVDNIVNERFSFWLHENSDAAKKIIDKAIKARDIRNALRKERESLRNKSKDTQKFLVGKLVPAQSKNPNINELFLVEGDSAGGSAKSGRDRKFQAILPLKGKVINAEKTKVIDLFNNEEISMIINAIGAGVGNEFSIENCNYNKVIIMTDADTDGAHIQILLLTFFYRYMRDLITSGNIYIALPPLFKISFKEEEQEKHVYVWNELELKDKVETIKGKYDLQRYKGLGEMNAEQLWETTMDPNVRQLIKITIEDALSAETEIQILMGDKPEKRRKWIEENISFEASDY, from the coding sequence ATGGCAAATAAACCAAAAAACAGTGTTTATAATGAATCATCAATTCAAATTTTAGAAGGTCTAGAAGCAGTTAGAAAAAGACCTGGAATGTATATTGGTTCTACTGATAATCGTGGTCTTCATCATCTAGTTTGAGAAATTGTTGATAATGGTATTGATGAAGCATTAGCTGGTTTTTGTACTAGTATTGTTGTTACTATTAATGTTGATAAGTCAGTTACTGTTGAAGACAATGGTCGTGGTGTTCCAACTGGTATGCATGCTTCAAAAAAAAGTACTCCCGAAGTTATTTATACGGTTTTACATGCTGGTGGAAAATTTGACACTAATAGTTATAAAACCTCGGGTGGTTTACATGGCGTTGGTGCTTCAGTAGTAAATGCTTTAAGTAATTGAATGATTGTTACTATTCATCGTGATAAAAAAATTCATGAAATTAAATTTAAAAATGGTGGTAAGATTGATCAAAGTTTAAAAATGATTGGTAACACTTATAAAACAGGAACTAGGGTACAATTTTTACCTGATTTTCATCGTGTTTTTCTAGGTTGTGATTGAAATGTTCATTTATTTGAACAACATTTACGTGAAAGTGCTTTTTTAATTAATGATTTAAGTATTCAATTAATTGATAAGAGGACAGGTACTGAAGAAACTTTTCATTATGAAAATGGCTTAGTTGCTTTTATGCAATATTTAAATAAAGATAAAAAAAATTTATCACCAATTGTTAGTTTAAAAGGTAAACAAAATAATATTGACGTTGAAATTGTATTACAATATACGGAAGATTATAGCGAAACGTTAGTAGGGTTTGCCAATAACGTTAAAACTGTTGATGGTGGAAGTCATTTAGTTGGTTTTAAAAGTGGTTTAACAAAAGCTATTAATGAATATGCAAGAAAACAAGAATTATTAAAAGCAAAAGATAAAAATTTAGAAGGTAATGATTTGCGAGAAGGTTTGGTTGCTATTGTTTCGTTGCGTATTCCTGAAAATTTAATTCAATACGAAGGTCAAACAAAAGGTAAATTAGGAACGCCCGAAGCAAGAATTGTTGTTGATAATATTGTTAATGAAAGATTTTCATTTTGACTTCACGAAAATAGTGATGCTGCTAAAAAAATTATTGATAAAGCCATTAAGGCTCGTGATATTCGTAATGCTTTAAGAAAAGAACGTGAATCATTGCGTAATAAAAGTAAAGATACGCAAAAATTTTTAGTAGGTAAATTGGTGCCTGCACAAAGTAAAAATCCTAATATTAATGAATTATTTTTAGTGGAAGGAGATTCCGCTGGTGGCAGTGCCAAGTCAGGTCGTGATCGTAAGTTCCAAGCGATATTACCGTTAAAAGGAAAAGTAATTAATGCCGAAAAAACTAAAGTAATTGATCTTTTTAATAATGAGGAAATTAGTATGATTATTAATGCGATTGGTGCTGGTGTTGGTAACGAATTTAGTATTGAAAATTGTAATTATAATAAAGTCATTATTATGACTGATGCCGATACTGATGGTGCCCATATTCAAATTTTATTACTAACTTTTTTCTATCGTTATATGCGAGATTTAATTACTTCGGGTAATATTTATATTGCATTACCGCCTTTATTTAAAATTTCTTTTAAAGAAGAAGAGCAAGAGAAACATGTATATGTTTGAAATGAGTTAGAATTAAAAGATAAAGTTGAAACAATTAAAGGTAAATATGACCTGCAACGTTATAAAGGTTTAGGAGAAATGAATGCTGAACAATTATGAGAAACAACTATGGACCCAAACGTCCGTCAATTAATTAAAATTACTATTGAGGATGCTCTATCAGCAGAAACAGAAATTCAAATATTAATGGGTGATAAACCAGAAAAAAGACGAAAATGAATTGAAGAAAATATTTCTTTTGAAGCTAGTGATTATTAA